The following coding sequences are from one Streptomyces dengpaensis window:
- a CDS encoding FAD-binding oxidoreductase, whose amino-acid sequence MAPLSKAGAALAALRADLAGDVCAPEDPGYDEARTIFNAMIDKRPAVIAQCANEADVIRSVRFARDLDLHIAVRGGGHSVSGMALNYGGLVVDLRRMHAVTVHPGSETVRVQGGAVMSDLDRATQPYGLATTGGRVSTTGVGGFVLGGGNGWLDRTFGLAVDNLLGVELVTADGTPVLATSQENPELFWALHGGGGNFGVATALTLKLHPLPEFSIALLLYRPDSGPDVVRLYREIIANGPPEAGGVVMYTTGPPEEFVPGHMVGKRLCLALLTYAGSEEDLRKLAQPLLAPPHESEKLTALPYADLQCMLDSPPGLRNYWSADCLAGLPDDCVDVFCALGDSVPVPTGTQHVLFPQGGAISTGPARFPVPYRDAPWGVHPFGAWEDPADDERCVQWVRDVRAAFQPWSTGAIYLNFIGDEGNDRVVAGLGAENVRRLALVKTAYDPDNVFRFNHNIKPV is encoded by the coding sequence ATGGCTCCCCTTTCGAAGGCGGGTGCGGCGCTCGCCGCGCTCCGCGCGGATCTGGCCGGCGATGTGTGCGCCCCGGAGGACCCGGGGTACGACGAGGCCCGGACGATCTTCAACGCGATGATCGACAAGCGGCCCGCCGTGATCGCGCAGTGTGCGAACGAGGCCGACGTGATCCGTTCGGTGCGCTTCGCACGGGATCTGGACCTCCACATCGCGGTGCGAGGCGGCGGCCACAGCGTGTCGGGCATGGCGCTCAACTACGGCGGCCTGGTCGTCGACCTGCGCCGGATGCACGCGGTGACGGTCCATCCGGGTTCCGAGACGGTACGCGTCCAGGGCGGCGCCGTCATGAGCGATCTGGACCGCGCCACACAGCCGTACGGCCTGGCGACAACCGGCGGGCGGGTCTCGACCACCGGTGTCGGCGGCTTCGTCCTCGGCGGCGGGAACGGCTGGCTCGACCGGACGTTCGGGCTCGCCGTCGACAATCTGCTCGGGGTCGAGCTGGTCACGGCCGACGGCACGCCGGTCCTGGCCACCAGCCAGGAGAACCCGGAGCTGTTCTGGGCCCTGCACGGCGGCGGCGGGAACTTCGGCGTCGCCACCGCGCTGACGCTGAAGCTGCATCCGCTGCCCGAGTTCTCGATCGCCCTGCTGCTGTACCGGCCGGACTCGGGCCCGGACGTGGTCCGCCTCTACCGCGAGATCATCGCGAACGGCCCGCCCGAAGCGGGAGGCGTCGTCATGTATACGACCGGCCCGCCCGAGGAGTTCGTCCCCGGGCACATGGTCGGCAAGCGGCTGTGCCTCGCCCTCCTCACGTACGCGGGCAGCGAGGAGGACCTGCGTAAACTCGCCCAGCCGCTGCTGGCGCCGCCGCACGAGTCGGAGAAGCTCACCGCCTTGCCCTACGCCGACCTCCAGTGCATGCTCGACAGCCCGCCCGGCCTGCGGAACTACTGGTCGGCGGACTGTCTGGCAGGCCTGCCCGACGACTGCGTGGACGTCTTCTGCGCCCTCGGCGACTCCGTGCCCGTGCCCACGGGAACCCAGCATGTGCTGTTCCCGCAGGGCGGCGCGATCTCCACGGGACCGGCCCGGTTCCCGGTCCCCTACCGGGACGCCCCGTGGGGCGTGCACCCCTTCGGGGCCTGGGAGGACCCCGCCGACGACGAGCGCTGCGTCCAGTGGGTCAGGGACGTCCGCGCCGCCTTCCAGCCGTGGAGCACCGGCGCGATCTACCTCAACTTCATCGGCGACGAGGGCAACGACCGCGTGGTGGCCGGCCTCGGCGCGGAGAACGTCCGGCGCCTGGCCCTCGTGAAGACCGCGTACGACCCGGACAACGTCTTCCGCTTCAACCACAACATCAAGCCGGTCTAG
- a CDS encoding alpha/beta hydrolase — translation MTKAGARDHACLVITPAGGHAIVLGATDRRLRAVVSQVPTISGYEQGLRRVDPDARVGLEESFDEDERARFRGEAPRTLAIVSGDPAVPASYRSQEAIDFYLQPKPDGVWENKVTVRSSRAARMYEPGVWITRVSPTPLLMVVALHDTVTLTDLALAAYERAFEPKRLQLLPGGHFDPYTAQLDQSSAAALAWFREHLT, via the coding sequence ATGACGAAGGCAGGCGCTCGTGATCACGCCTGCCTCGTGATCACCCCTGCCGGCGGCCACGCGATCGTCCTTGGCGCGACCGACCGTCGGCTGCGGGCGGTGGTCTCCCAGGTCCCGACCATCAGCGGATACGAGCAGGGACTGCGCCGCGTCGATCCCGACGCCCGAGTCGGCCTCGAGGAATCCTTTGACGAGGACGAGCGGGCACGGTTCCGCGGTGAAGCTCCGCGCACCCTGGCCATCGTCAGCGGTGATCCCGCGGTGCCCGCGTCGTACCGGTCGCAGGAGGCCATCGACTTCTACCTGCAGCCGAAGCCCGACGGTGTGTGGGAGAACAAGGTCACGGTCCGTTCGAGCCGCGCGGCTCGCATGTACGAGCCCGGGGTATGGATCACGCGGGTCTCTCCCACACCCTTGCTCATGGTGGTCGCTCTCCATGACACGGTCACCTTGACTGACCTGGCGCTCGCCGCCTACGAGCGTGCGTTCGAACCGAAGCGGCTCCAGCTGCTCCCGGGCGGCCACTTCGACCCGTACACCGCCCAGTTAGACCAGTCGAGCGCCGCCGCCCTCGCCTGGTTCCGTGAGCACCTCACATGA
- a CDS encoding winged helix-turn-helix transcriptional regulator: MEWRELDLGNCSVAATLELVGERWSLLILREVFAGLHRFDEIVDHLGISRRVLTERLRQLMDAGLLERRTYQEAGQRTRQEYHLTPSAHDLQWVLAALLQYGDTHIGDGTDVPVVLQHAGCGGHVQVELRCSRGHEVAGAEVEPTPGPGAGRVSP, translated from the coding sequence ATGGAGTGGCGAGAACTTGATCTGGGCAACTGCAGCGTCGCAGCGACCCTGGAACTGGTCGGCGAGCGATGGAGCCTGCTCATCCTGCGCGAGGTCTTCGCGGGCCTGCACCGCTTCGACGAGATCGTCGACCATCTCGGGATCTCCCGTCGGGTCCTGACAGAACGGCTTCGGCAACTCATGGACGCCGGCCTGCTGGAGCGCCGGACCTATCAGGAAGCCGGGCAGCGCACCCGCCAGGAGTACCACCTGACACCAAGCGCACATGACCTGCAGTGGGTTCTGGCCGCGCTCCTTCAGTACGGCGACACCCATATCGGCGACGGGACGGACGTACCGGTGGTGCTGCAGCACGCCGGGTGCGGCGGCCATGTCCAGGTCGAGCTGCGCTGTTCACGCGGGCACGAGGTTGCCGGCGCCGAAGTGGAGCCGACCCCGGGCCCGGGCGCCGGACGGGTGTCCCCCTGA
- a CDS encoding nuclear transport factor 2 family protein, translating into MSHNKAIVEACRRAYTGFEKNDSSDLVALMSPDVVFDFPTSLPYGGTFHGREGFAAFYQDLFDHYYEYFDYDAHAVLDAGTHVVVPVRARAKAKNGRTMENEHCLLFTVADGLISEARLYADTAKGRDVIDGLEVFPSAAS; encoded by the coding sequence GTGTCGCACAACAAGGCGATCGTGGAGGCCTGTCGGCGGGCCTACACCGGATTCGAGAAGAACGATTCATCCGACCTGGTGGCGCTGATGTCGCCTGACGTGGTTTTCGATTTCCCTACGTCCCTGCCTTACGGGGGGACATTCCATGGCAGGGAAGGGTTCGCCGCTTTCTATCAGGATCTTTTCGATCATTACTACGAATACTTCGACTACGACGCCCACGCGGTCCTCGATGCCGGGACGCACGTAGTGGTTCCCGTCCGGGCCAGGGCGAAGGCAAAGAACGGTCGCACCATGGAGAACGAACACTGCCTGCTGTTCACCGTGGCCGACGGGCTGATCAGCGAGGCGCGGCTGTACGCGGACACCGCCAAGGGGCGTGACGTCATCGACGGCCTCGAAGTCTTCCCCTCTGCGGCCTCCTGA
- a CDS encoding tautomerase family protein, with protein MPVFNAHVPANRFSPEQKRALADALNQSLVQALGIPEGDRFIMISEHGESELFLDPTFMGMRRSSDAMIITVLLGAHRPLEDKRAVTAALNKLVVEALGISPDDIFVALIPVPNENFSFGRGDLQLAEGAPRW; from the coding sequence GTGCCTGTTTTCAACGCCCACGTACCGGCCAACCGTTTCTCGCCCGAACAGAAGCGCGCACTCGCCGATGCCCTCAACCAGTCACTGGTACAGGCACTCGGCATTCCCGAGGGTGACCGCTTCATCATGATCAGCGAACACGGCGAGAGCGAACTGTTCCTGGATCCGACGTTCATGGGCATGCGGCGCAGCAGCGACGCCATGATCATCACGGTGCTCCTCGGGGCTCACCGGCCCCTGGAGGACAAGCGGGCAGTGACCGCGGCCCTCAACAAGCTGGTCGTCGAGGCGCTCGGTATCTCCCCCGACGACATATTCGTCGCATTGATTCCGGTACCGAACGAGAACTTCTCCTTCGGCAGGGGCGATCTTCAGCTTGCCGAAGGTGCCCCTCGCTGGTGA
- a CDS encoding DJ-1/PfpI family protein, with protein sequence MQVAVVTFDGFNELDSFIASALINRCRKDGLEAFITTPTPVVTSMNGVEVTGQRPMEFVTEAEVVLIGSGVKARDVVADDRLISRLRLDPSRQLIGAQCSGALVLARLGLLDGMPACTDRKSRPFVEARNVTVLDAPFHAEGNIATAGGCLASQYLATWVITRTLGEDAARDVIDYVAPVGENQETVERAMRAVHSGELAPR encoded by the coding sequence ATGCAGGTAGCCGTAGTCACCTTCGACGGGTTCAACGAGCTCGACAGTTTCATCGCTTCCGCGCTGATCAACCGATGCCGTAAGGACGGCTTGGAAGCCTTCATTACGACACCGACGCCGGTGGTCACGTCGATGAACGGCGTCGAGGTGACAGGACAGCGCCCGATGGAGTTCGTGACCGAAGCCGAGGTCGTGCTGATCGGTAGCGGCGTGAAGGCGCGAGACGTGGTCGCCGACGACCGGCTGATCTCCCGGCTGCGGCTCGACCCTTCGCGGCAGCTGATCGGTGCGCAGTGCTCCGGCGCGCTGGTGCTCGCCCGGCTCGGGCTGCTGGATGGCATGCCGGCCTGCACGGACAGGAAGAGCCGGCCCTTTGTCGAAGCCCGCAACGTCACCGTGCTGGACGCGCCGTTCCACGCCGAGGGGAACATCGCCACAGCGGGCGGTTGCCTGGCGTCCCAGTATCTCGCCACATGGGTGATCACCCGAACGCTCGGGGAGGACGCCGCGCGCGACGTCATCGATTACGTGGCTCCGGTCGGCGAAAACCAGGAGACTGTCGAGCGCGCCATGCGTGCTGTCCACTCGGGCGAGCTTGCCCCGCGCTGA
- a CDS encoding glycoside hydrolase family 15 protein yields MAGRIEDYALIGDMQTAALVCRDGTVDWLCLPRFDSHAIFAGLLGTEEHGFWRLGPAYAADAEPPTAARRRYRGDSLILESEWDTPRGTVRVIDFMPPRDGAPQLIRIVEGITGRVPMRSALRMRFSYGRVVPWVHKHEGRTVAVAGPDSVWFDTACETYGEHLTTYADFTVAPGDRIAFTVSWEPSHKEPPGLPEPEQSLEATEEFWRDWVEHCTYHGPYREAVVRSLITLKALTYAPTGGIVAAPTTSLPEEIGGVRNWDYRYTWLRDAAITLSSLLRTGYREEARAWREWLLRAVAGDPENLQIMYGIAGERELGEAELDWLPGYEHSSPVRVGNGAAHQLQLDVYGEVTEALHLAHMTGLSRNDYASLLQLKLIRYLADHWDQPDEGIWEVRGPRRHFVHSKVMAWVAVDRTIKLIESGDADGPLEKWRELRDEIHRDVCEKGYDKERNTFTQYYGSKELDASLLLIPQVGFLPPDDKRVIGTIEAIQRELSTPDGFILRYPTTGADAGVDGLEGDEGAFLACSFWMADDLAMIGRVDEARKLFEKLLALRNDLGLLAEEWDPRLQRQVGNFPQAFSHVPLIDTALRLTASGAYGG; encoded by the coding sequence GTGGCCGGGCGCATCGAGGACTACGCACTCATCGGAGACATGCAGACAGCTGCGCTGGTCTGCAGGGACGGCACAGTCGACTGGCTGTGCCTGCCCCGCTTCGACTCACATGCCATCTTCGCGGGGCTGCTCGGCACGGAAGAACACGGATTCTGGCGGCTCGGCCCCGCGTACGCGGCCGACGCCGAACCCCCGACGGCGGCACGTCGCCGGTACCGCGGTGACTCTCTGATCCTCGAATCCGAGTGGGACACCCCGCGCGGCACGGTCCGCGTGATCGACTTCATGCCCCCGCGCGACGGCGCGCCTCAGCTGATCCGGATCGTCGAGGGCATCACGGGCCGGGTGCCGATGCGCTCCGCGCTGCGGATGCGTTTCTCGTACGGGCGCGTGGTGCCCTGGGTGCACAAGCACGAGGGCCGGACGGTCGCCGTCGCCGGGCCCGACTCGGTGTGGTTCGACACCGCCTGCGAGACGTACGGCGAGCATCTGACCACGTACGCCGACTTCACGGTGGCGCCCGGTGACCGGATCGCGTTCACCGTCTCGTGGGAGCCCTCGCACAAGGAGCCGCCCGGGCTGCCCGAGCCGGAGCAGTCCCTGGAGGCCACCGAGGAGTTCTGGCGCGACTGGGTCGAGCACTGCACGTACCACGGGCCCTACCGCGAGGCCGTCGTCCGCTCGCTGATCACGCTGAAGGCCCTGACGTACGCGCCCACGGGCGGCATCGTCGCGGCGCCCACCACCTCGCTCCCGGAGGAGATCGGCGGCGTACGCAACTGGGACTACCGCTACACCTGGCTGCGCGACGCGGCGATCACCCTCTCCTCGCTCCTGCGCACCGGCTACCGCGAGGAGGCGCGCGCCTGGCGCGAGTGGCTGCTGCGCGCGGTCGCGGGGGACCCGGAGAACCTGCAGATCATGTACGGCATCGCGGGTGAACGGGAGTTGGGCGAGGCGGAGCTCGACTGGCTCCCCGGATACGAGCATTCGAGTCCCGTACGGGTCGGGAACGGCGCGGCGCACCAGCTCCAGCTGGACGTGTACGGCGAGGTCACCGAGGCCCTGCACCTGGCACATATGACGGGTCTGTCCCGCAATGACTACGCCTCGCTCCTCCAGCTGAAGCTGATCCGCTATCTGGCGGACCACTGGGACCAGCCGGACGAGGGCATCTGGGAAGTGCGAGGTCCGCGTCGGCACTTCGTGCACTCCAAGGTGATGGCCTGGGTCGCCGTCGACCGCACCATCAAGCTGATCGAGTCCGGTGACGCGGACGGTCCGCTGGAGAAGTGGCGCGAACTGCGCGACGAGATCCACCGGGACGTGTGCGAGAAGGGCTACGACAAGGAGCGCAACACGTTCACGCAGTACTACGGCTCCAAGGAGCTGGACGCCTCGCTGCTCCTGATCCCGCAGGTGGGCTTCCTGCCGCCGGACGACAAGCGCGTGATCGGCACGATCGAGGCGATCCAGCGCGAGCTGTCCACCCCGGACGGCTTCATCCTGCGCTACCCGACCACCGGTGCGGACGCGGGCGTGGACGGCCTGGAGGGCGACGAGGGCGCCTTCCTCGCCTGCTCGTTCTGGATGGCGGACGACCTCGCGATGATCGGCCGCGTGGACGAGGCCCGCAAGCTCTTCGAGAAGCTCCTGGCGCTCAGGAACGACCTCGGTCTGCTCGCCGAGGAGTGGGACCCGCGCCTGCAGCGACAGGTCGGGAACTTCCCGCAGGCGTTCAGCCACGTCCCGCTGATCGACACGGCCCTGCGCCTGACGGCTTCGGGCGCGTACGGCGGCTGA
- a CDS encoding CTP synthase: protein MPPAVFRNSTATTTKHIFVTGGVASSLGKGLTASSLGMLLKARGLRVVMQKLDPYLNVDPGTMNPFQHGEVFVTNDGAETDLDIGHYERFLDRDLDGSANVTTGQVYSTVIAKERRGEYLGDTVQVIPHITNEIKHRIRRMATDEVDVVITEVGGTVGDIESLPFLETVRQVRHEVGRDNVFVVHISLLPYIGPSGELKTKPTQHSVAALRNIGIQPDAIVLRCDREVPTAIKRKISLMCDVDEAAVVACPDARSIYDIPKVVHTEGLDAYVVRKLDLPFRDVDWTTWDDLLDRVHNPDHEITMALVGKYIDLPDAYLSVTEALRAGGFANKARVKIKWVTSDDCKTPAGAAKQLGDVDAICIPGGFGDRGVSGKVGAIQYARENKIPLLGLCLGLQCIVIEAARNLADIPDANSTEFDSATAHPVISTMAEQLDIVAGEGDMGGTMRLGMYPAKLADGSIVREVYDGKEYVEERHRHRYEVNNAYRAELEKKAGLQFSGTSPDGKLVEYVEYPRDVHPYLVATQAHPELRSRPTRPHPLFAGLVKAAVERKTGK from the coding sequence ATGCCGCCCGCTGTTTTTCGAAATAGCACAGCCACGACGACCAAGCACATCTTCGTCACCGGGGGTGTCGCCTCCTCACTCGGCAAGGGCCTGACGGCCTCCAGCCTGGGCATGCTGCTCAAGGCACGGGGTCTGCGCGTCGTGATGCAGAAGCTCGACCCGTACCTGAACGTCGACCCGGGCACCATGAACCCGTTCCAGCACGGTGAGGTGTTCGTCACCAACGACGGCGCCGAGACCGACCTGGACATCGGCCACTACGAGCGCTTCCTCGACCGTGACCTGGACGGCTCCGCCAACGTCACCACAGGTCAGGTCTACTCGACGGTCATCGCCAAGGAGCGACGCGGCGAGTACCTGGGCGACACCGTTCAGGTCATCCCGCACATCACCAATGAAATCAAGCATCGCATCCGCCGCATGGCGACGGACGAGGTCGACGTCGTGATCACCGAGGTCGGCGGCACCGTCGGTGACATCGAGTCGCTGCCGTTCCTGGAGACCGTCCGCCAGGTCCGGCACGAGGTCGGCCGTGACAACGTCTTCGTCGTTCACATCTCGCTCCTGCCGTACATCGGCCCCTCGGGAGAGCTGAAGACGAAGCCGACCCAGCACTCGGTCGCGGCCCTTCGCAACATCGGTATTCAGCCAGATGCGATCGTGCTGCGCTGCGACCGCGAGGTCCCGACCGCGATCAAGCGCAAGATCTCGCTGATGTGCGACGTCGACGAGGCCGCCGTGGTCGCCTGCCCCGACGCCCGCTCGATCTACGACATCCCGAAGGTCGTGCACACCGAGGGCCTCGACGCGTACGTCGTGCGCAAGCTCGACCTGCCCTTCCGCGACGTGGACTGGACGACCTGGGACGACCTGCTCGACCGCGTCCACAACCCGGACCACGAGATCACCATGGCGCTCGTCGGCAAGTACATCGACCTGCCCGACGCCTACCTCTCGGTCACCGAGGCGCTGCGCGCCGGCGGCTTCGCCAACAAGGCCCGCGTGAAGATCAAGTGGGTCACCTCGGACGACTGCAAGACCCCGGCGGGCGCCGCCAAGCAGCTCGGCGACGTCGACGCGATCTGCATCCCCGGCGGCTTCGGCGACCGCGGTGTCTCCGGCAAGGTCGGCGCCATCCAGTACGCCCGCGAGAACAAGATCCCGCTGCTCGGCCTCTGCCTCGGCCTGCAGTGCATCGTGATCGAGGCCGCCCGCAACTTGGCCGACATCCCGGACGCCAACTCCACCGAGTTCGACTCCGCCACCGCGCACCCGGTCATCTCCACCATGGCCGAGCAGCTCGACATCGTGGCGGGCGAAGGTGACATGGGCGGCACCATGCGCCTTGGTATGTATCCGGCCAAGCTCGCCGACGGCTCGATCGTGCGCGAGGTGTACGACGGCAAGGAGTACGTCGAGGAGCGTCACCGCCACCGCTACGAGGTGAACAACGCCTACCGCGCCGAGCTGGAGAAGAAGGCCGGTCTGCAGTTCTCCGGTACCTCCCCGGACGGCAAGCTCGTCGAGTACGTCGAGTACCCGCGCGACGTCCACCCCTACCTGGTCGCGACCCAGGCGCACCCCGAGCTGCGCTCGCGTCCGACCCGCCCGCACCCGCTGTTCGCGGGTCTGGTCAAGGCTGCCGTGGAGCGCAAGACAGGCAAGTGA
- a CDS encoding NUDIX domain-containing protein: MTIKDTAEEWEVRATEIPFKGNKTSVRTDDVVMPDGRVVRRDYQVHPGSVAVLALDDEGRVLVIRQYRHPVRHKLWEIPAGLLDIPGENPLHAAQRELYEEAHVKAENWRVLTDVFPTPGGCDEAVRIFLARDLSEAEGQRFEVEDEEADMEVARVPVDDLVSGVLAGDLHNNCLAVGVLSLLAARQGDGLDALRPAEAPWPARPFEV, from the coding sequence ATGACGATCAAGGACACCGCCGAGGAGTGGGAGGTCCGGGCGACCGAGATCCCCTTCAAGGGCAACAAGACCTCGGTGCGCACCGACGACGTGGTCATGCCCGACGGACGGGTCGTCCGCCGCGACTACCAGGTCCACCCCGGCTCCGTGGCCGTCCTCGCCCTCGACGACGAGGGCCGCGTGCTGGTGATCCGCCAGTACCGTCACCCCGTACGCCACAAGCTCTGGGAAATCCCCGCGGGCCTGCTCGACATCCCGGGTGAGAACCCGCTGCACGCCGCCCAGCGCGAGCTCTACGAGGAGGCGCACGTCAAAGCCGAGAACTGGCGCGTACTGACCGATGTCTTCCCGACGCCCGGCGGCTGCGACGAGGCTGTGCGGATTTTCCTGGCCCGCGATCTCTCCGAAGCCGAGGGGCAGCGCTTCGAGGTCGAAGACGAAGAGGCCGACATGGAGGTGGCCAGGGTCCCCGTCGACGACCTCGTGAGCGGTGTTCTCGCCGGTGACCTGCACAACAACTGCCTGGCTGTCGGCGTCCTCTCGCTGCTGGCGGCGCGGCAGGGCGACGGCCTCGACGCGCTGCGCCCGGCAGAGGCGCCGTGGCCCGCGCGGCCCTTCGAGGTCTGA